The Methanocella arvoryzae MRE50 genome includes a region encoding these proteins:
- a CDS encoding thymidylate synthase, with the protein MIAGEFDSIAKAWEWAIGKIYREGQLVNTEYGVKARMVNGMLLEIANPVQKWHPKDPFCSPMRVKYYVEQFKRESAGKHGFEYTYIDRMVNYEGFDQLKWMAEQLKNKRYDSKRVQAITWIPRVDCAKKEDQPCFQRIWVYPYQNDTLDVHIHYRSWDMFKAFEANLMAFQELVKDELTGPSGFTLGKLRCFGDNVHIYEDDFQAVEAVLK; encoded by the coding sequence ATGATCGCAGGCGAATTTGACAGCATTGCTAAAGCATGGGAATGGGCAATCGGCAAGATCTACCGGGAAGGACAGCTCGTTAACACTGAATACGGGGTTAAGGCCAGGATGGTCAACGGTATGCTGCTGGAGATCGCTAATCCCGTGCAGAAGTGGCACCCGAAAGACCCTTTCTGCAGCCCGATGCGCGTCAAGTATTACGTTGAGCAGTTCAAGCGCGAGTCCGCAGGCAAGCATGGCTTTGAGTATACCTACATCGACCGCATGGTTAACTACGAAGGCTTCGATCAGCTGAAATGGATGGCCGAACAGCTCAAGAACAAGCGCTACGACTCAAAGCGGGTGCAGGCGATCACCTGGATACCCCGCGTCGACTGTGCGAAAAAGGAGGATCAGCCATGTTTCCAGCGCATCTGGGTATACCCTTACCAGAACGATACGCTGGATGTCCATATCCACTACCGGTCCTGGGACATGTTCAAAGCCTTTGAAGCCAATCTGATGGCCTTCCAGGAACTGGTAAAGGACGAGCTGACCGGGCCCTCGGGCTTCACTTTAGGCAAGCTCCGGTGCTTCGGGGACAACGTCCACATCTACGAGGACGACTTCCAGGCTGTAGAGGCAGTGCTGAAATAA
- a CDS encoding energy-coupling factor transporter transmembrane component T family protein has protein sequence MKIRYVAGKSIIHRLNPLTKLAVLAVFSFATFMFDSIAMQFASLLLLMIIAAMTRSAAPFSVLISKFMLSFIALLFIIQVLFNPGGTVYFSVPLCLINIDVTEMGITIGLVVALRFASIIFASAIFVLTTDPGELAYSLIRAGVPYRFGFMLVTALRFIPVFESEAGTVRQAQLTRGLDIEGGGLGAVFRSAKYTLQPLIVSALGKVDVLAISMEGRAFGCRPHRTFIRTSHFRAVDLAIILLSVGVFLLLLINRFTGFLPLPDIDIYNN, from the coding sequence GTGAAGATCAGGTACGTTGCTGGCAAGTCGATCATCCACAGGCTTAACCCCCTGACCAAGCTGGCGGTGCTGGCTGTGTTCAGCTTTGCCACATTTATGTTCGACAGCATAGCCATGCAGTTTGCGAGCCTTCTACTGCTAATGATAATTGCCGCCATGACCCGCTCGGCTGCCCCATTCTCCGTGCTGATCTCGAAGTTCATGCTGTCATTCATAGCATTGTTATTCATCATCCAGGTGCTGTTCAACCCCGGTGGAACAGTTTACTTTTCGGTGCCGCTCTGTCTAATCAACATAGATGTGACAGAGATGGGCATTACCATCGGGCTGGTGGTGGCCCTGCGGTTCGCCAGCATTATCTTTGCCAGCGCCATCTTTGTCCTGACCACGGACCCGGGAGAGCTGGCCTATTCGCTGATCCGGGCGGGAGTGCCCTACCGGTTCGGGTTCATGCTGGTGACGGCTCTCAGGTTTATCCCGGTGTTCGAGTCGGAGGCAGGCACTGTACGCCAGGCTCAGCTGACCAGAGGGCTGGACATAGAAGGCGGAGGGCTGGGAGCCGTCTTCAGATCGGCAAAGTATACGCTGCAGCCGCTCATCGTTTCGGCGCTGGGGAAAGTGGATGTGCTTGCGATCTCCATGGAAGGCCGGGCCTTCGGGTGCAGGCCTCATCGCACGTTTATCCGGACAAGCCACTTCAGAGCTGTAGATTTAGCGATCATACTGCTCAGCGTCGGCGTTTTTCTACTTCTGTTGATCAACCGGTTTACTGGTTTCTTGCCGTTACCCGATATCGATATATACAACAATTAG
- a CDS encoding TatD family hydrolase, with protein MIDTHVHLDTRPYEDFELMAIAGITDVITLAHDPMRMSSSIVFRDHFDRLEEEKKRAGKQGIRVHTALGFHPRTRPADLEACENLLEEYLKKGCAIAIGETGLETRDPFEVRLFQMQIELAMKHSLPIIAHSPRSSKAQITREIINVLSTFSLDTDKIVIDHADADTVRLIVDRGYNAGLTVQPGKLSPAAAAEIVKKHDVSRLIINTDMSSSPTDVLGVPRTAHVMRLAGVDSVAIDAVCEKNARRVFGIG; from the coding sequence ATGATTGACACCCACGTACACTTAGATACCAGACCTTACGAGGACTTCGAGCTCATGGCCATCGCCGGTATCACGGATGTGATCACGCTTGCCCATGACCCGATGAGGATGAGCTCCAGCATCGTATTCAGAGACCACTTCGATCGCCTGGAGGAGGAAAAGAAGAGAGCGGGCAAACAGGGCATACGGGTCCATACAGCCCTGGGCTTTCACCCCCGGACCAGGCCTGCCGACCTGGAGGCATGCGAAAACCTGCTGGAAGAGTACTTGAAAAAAGGCTGCGCCATAGCCATAGGAGAAACTGGTCTCGAAACCAGAGACCCCTTTGAAGTCCGCCTCTTCCAGATGCAGATCGAGCTGGCGATGAAGCATAGCCTCCCGATCATCGCTCACAGCCCAAGAAGCAGTAAAGCCCAGATCACCAGAGAGATCATCAATGTCCTGTCTACATTCTCCCTCGATACGGACAAAATTGTGATCGATCACGCAGATGCGGACACGGTCAGGCTGATCGTGGATCGAGGCTATAATGCAGGGCTCACCGTACAGCCGGGCAAGCTCTCCCCTGCCGCTGCCGCAGAGATTGTAAAAAAGCACGACGTCAGCAGGCTGATCATAAATACAGATATGTCATCCAGCCCCACCGACGTGCTTGGCGTGCCCAGAACAGCCCACGTCATGCGGCTGGCTGGAGTAGATTCCGTGGCGATAGATGCGGTCTGCGAGAAGAATGCCAGGCGAGTGTTCGGAATTGGATAA
- a CDS encoding phosphotransferase, with amino-acid sequence MDEMPWHPFGDLSVIRKFPSKKNHVYLVDIEGKRMILKLFTSDRCANEFRVLSQAYDVGIPVPKPYEMRDRAILMEYVVGRTVNDLVESGCRNDLVLGVASWLARFHRIFIDDDGKVLLKSDAIFKNFIVADRIYGIDFELSRPGNPEEDVGEAISFLLDTNPMFTDEKIRLARSFIERYEDESGIKLNDIEDSIAKSLIEAAGFRQGQRELLLKKAKDLIVLRPFSR; translated from the coding sequence ATGGATGAAATGCCCTGGCACCCGTTCGGCGATCTCTCCGTCATCCGGAAGTTCCCTAGCAAAAAGAACCACGTATACCTCGTCGATATCGAGGGGAAGCGGATGATCCTGAAACTGTTCACCAGCGATCGCTGTGCCAACGAGTTCCGCGTCCTCAGCCAGGCCTATGATGTAGGCATCCCTGTGCCAAAGCCGTATGAGATGCGGGACCGGGCGATCCTGATGGAGTACGTGGTGGGCAGGACTGTCAACGACCTGGTCGAATCAGGATGCCGCAATGATCTTGTGCTGGGCGTAGCCTCCTGGCTGGCCCGGTTCCACCGGATTTTCATCGACGACGACGGCAAGGTACTGCTCAAGTCGGACGCCATCTTCAAGAACTTCATCGTGGCCGACCGCATCTACGGCATCGACTTTGAGCTGTCCCGGCCGGGCAATCCTGAAGAAGACGTAGGCGAGGCAATCTCCTTTTTATTAGATACCAATCCCATGTTCACCGACGAAAAGATCAGGCTGGCCCGCTCCTTCATCGAAAGGTACGAGGACGAGTCGGGCATCAAGCTGAACGACATCGAGGACAGCATAGCCAAGTCTCTCATCGAGGCCGCCGGCTTCCGCCAGGGCCAGAGGGAACTCCTGCTGAAAAAAGCGAAGGACCTGATCGTGCTCAGGCCCTTCTCAAGATGA
- a CDS encoding alkaline phosphatase family protein encodes MKNGMAVTAFAVMSIFIVAAVSGCTASAKDWSMTLQGDPSMAINQSVYASLKNCNETIDEVNGIPLEIFLYYYGLYPVTAVTIDERQYDWRQEAYAYDYDMPFLVLPDGRIYDGRETYAASRINVTTSHKPAHSSLEIPASIMYSLTGEGSEGLINGSASQIILYYVDALGYERYQKAKANGTINNITALGDPIEATCVYPSISRVNSRALVTGKPSNLTKGDFRIGIPDADTILDRLQAQGKSAVWIDGVSSPVFLGDDIVYRPDTNHNSRETDEITAEAIRQYLSGTNMIFVHFKDTDKKAHAFGPESEQAVAALIDADSAIGCINSVLCPGTVVVVYADHGVHDIRSGGNHGTLLPEDMIVPIVVYRV; translated from the coding sequence ATGAAAAATGGAATGGCAGTGACGGCGTTTGCCGTCATGTCAATTTTTATCGTAGCTGCAGTTTCAGGCTGTACAGCCAGCGCCAAAGACTGGTCCATGACCCTGCAGGGTGACCCCTCGATGGCGATCAACCAGTCGGTATACGCCAGCCTGAAGAATTGTAACGAGACGATCGACGAGGTAAACGGCATACCTCTGGAAATCTTCCTGTACTATTACGGGCTGTACCCGGTGACTGCCGTAACGATCGACGAACGCCAGTATGACTGGAGACAGGAAGCCTATGCGTACGATTACGACATGCCCTTCCTGGTGCTGCCTGACGGCAGGATCTACGATGGCAGGGAAACGTATGCGGCAAGCAGAATCAATGTGACTACTTCACATAAGCCTGCACACTCGTCGCTGGAGATACCGGCCTCGATCATGTATTCGCTGACAGGAGAAGGCAGCGAAGGGCTGATCAACGGCAGTGCCAGCCAGATCATACTATACTATGTCGATGCGTTGGGCTACGAGAGATACCAGAAAGCGAAAGCAAACGGCACGATAAACAACATTACGGCGCTGGGAGATCCGATTGAGGCGACCTGCGTATACCCGTCGATCTCACGGGTGAACAGCAGAGCCCTGGTCACCGGTAAGCCGTCCAACCTCACGAAAGGGGACTTTAGAATCGGCATACCTGACGCAGACACGATCCTCGATCGCCTCCAGGCACAGGGTAAGTCTGCTGTCTGGATAGACGGAGTCAGCTCTCCGGTTTTCCTGGGGGACGACATTGTTTACCGGCCCGACACCAACCATAACTCCCGTGAAACCGACGAGATTACGGCAGAGGCAATCCGCCAGTACCTGTCCGGCACCAACATGATATTCGTCCACTTCAAGGACACGGACAAGAAAGCCCACGCTTTCGGCCCGGAGTCCGAACAGGCAGTGGCCGCTTTGATAGACGCGGATAGCGCCATCGGCTGCATCAACTCTGTGCTCTGCCCCGGGACAGTGGTAGTTGTCTACGCCGACCACGGCGTGCACGACATCAGATCAGGCGGAAATCATGGCACATTGCTCCCGGAGGACATGATAGTGCCGATAGTAGTCTATAGAGTATAG
- a CDS encoding PAS domain-containing protein codes for MTQQYPSLPGTVKQPSGEVFSTLSAEFSNTMDFSDFFDSISEPQPFLTVVVDNRGTVRLFNRNAADVTGFTPGSIIGRDAVSTLFSTALRDQAESLLLKDIGLYGDLTNIYLPLLTSAGHTVPVTWDISAIRDDQGALLGAVCIGHCRQKSKSPESCTAYRNRGCTCSNGTMHAILNHNQVAMGYLELAMEQVRPENELRGMLDHAYKALQRSSDLTLGAYRISRDAPAFCESGRQADTGNSQ; via the coding sequence ATGACCCAGCAATACCCGAGTCTCCCCGGTACGGTAAAACAGCCATCAGGCGAAGTTTTTTCTACGCTCTCTGCCGAGTTCTCGAATACCATGGACTTCTCAGATTTCTTTGATAGTATCTCAGAGCCGCAACCCTTTCTGACAGTGGTTGTCGATAATCGGGGGACCGTGCGCCTGTTTAACAGAAACGCCGCCGATGTCACTGGCTTTACGCCCGGCTCGATCATCGGGAGGGATGCGGTATCCACGCTGTTCAGCACAGCGCTGCGAGATCAGGCGGAATCTTTACTGCTAAAAGATATAGGCTTGTATGGCGATCTGACCAACATCTACCTCCCATTGCTTACCAGCGCTGGCCATACAGTGCCGGTGACCTGGGATATCAGTGCCATACGGGATGATCAAGGAGCCCTGCTCGGTGCCGTCTGTATCGGGCACTGCAGGCAGAAATCGAAATCCCCGGAGTCATGTACTGCCTACCGTAATCGTGGATGCACATGCTCAAACGGAACCATGCACGCAATTCTGAACCATAATCAGGTCGCAATGGGCTACCTGGAACTGGCGATGGAGCAGGTCCGGCCGGAGAATGAGCTTCGAGGAATGCTGGATCATGCGTATAAAGCGCTTCAGCGCAGCAGCGATCTTACTCTTGGCGCTTACAGGATAAGCCGTGACGCTCCAGCTTTTTGTGAGTCTGGCCGGCAGGCAGACACGGGTAATTCTCAATAA
- a CDS encoding cytochrome c biogenesis protein: MIAEQWVLAAGAAIFVATIIAIRFHLDRLVPWIASSGCAAILLALLFRLIATGRVPWASLSESAALLALIVSVAAVISILKDMPRPMSYFLVIVAATLAAFSAASWEAPGTLPVSLQSEWLLVHVPIAIVSYGLFACSAAASAAYLYYMVKRPSESAKTARLDRLSITCITVGLLLLVIAIIMGSLWAKAAWGSYWSWDPKETWSLITAIVYGAYLVLRRAGMKGEEAAYVSLIGFGCVIFTYLGVSYIIPGLHSYA; the protein is encoded by the coding sequence ATGATTGCAGAGCAGTGGGTGCTGGCCGCAGGGGCGGCAATATTCGTAGCAACAATAATCGCTATCCGATTTCACCTCGATCGGCTCGTTCCCTGGATCGCTTCATCCGGCTGCGCTGCAATCCTCCTCGCCCTTCTCTTCCGACTTATTGCTACGGGACGAGTTCCCTGGGCATCGCTATCCGAGTCGGCTGCACTGCTGGCGCTAATTGTCAGCGTGGCGGCTGTAATATCCATACTAAAGGATATGCCCCGGCCAATGAGCTATTTCCTCGTTATTGTGGCCGCTACGCTCGCCGCATTCTCCGCGGCGTCGTGGGAAGCTCCCGGTACTCTGCCGGTCTCATTGCAAAGCGAGTGGCTGCTTGTCCACGTTCCTATCGCCATTGTTTCCTACGGATTGTTCGCATGCTCAGCTGCAGCATCAGCCGCATACCTTTACTACATGGTGAAACGCCCCTCCGAGTCTGCCAAAACCGCCCGGCTTGACAGGCTTTCGATAACCTGTATTACCGTCGGACTGCTCTTGCTGGTAATAGCCATAATCATGGGCTCGTTATGGGCAAAAGCCGCGTGGGGATCGTACTGGTCATGGGATCCCAAAGAAACCTGGTCGCTGATCACGGCCATTGTCTACGGGGCCTACCTCGTGCTAAGACGGGCCGGCATGAAGGGCGAAGAGGCCGCATACGTTTCCCTCATCGGTTTCGGGTGTGTCATCTTCACCTACCTCGGCGTCTCGTACATTATCCCCGGACTCCATAGCTATGCATAG
- a CDS encoding substrate-binding domain-containing protein, with amino-acid sequence MFSNKRMAVLFIAVVAIAMIVTISGCTTPTPTPGATATPIASPTAVPQTIKLATTTSVYDTGLLDYVLAPFEQENNVEIQILSRGSGEALKLGETGDVDFLIVHSPAAEQKFMDAGHGWNRTQFAHNFFVIVGPENDPAGIKGASATEAFKKIYESQSTFVSRGDNSGTANKESELWNKTGLEKPSDASMTWYKSTGMGMADTLRMADQLQGYTLSDKGTYLKNQKNLSLVILMEDDPDMINKYSIIAVNQTEHPHVNYAMVSKLIDYFQSQETQLMIDNYGVDQYGQRLFYADLLNQTP; translated from the coding sequence ATGTTTTCTAACAAGCGCATGGCAGTATTATTTATTGCCGTAGTAGCTATCGCAATGATAGTAACCATATCCGGCTGCACTACTCCCACCCCAACTCCGGGAGCCACTGCAACGCCGATTGCATCGCCGACAGCTGTCCCGCAGACTATCAAGCTCGCAACCACGACGAGCGTGTACGACACGGGCCTCCTCGACTATGTCCTCGCTCCCTTCGAGCAGGAGAACAACGTCGAGATTCAGATCCTGTCCAGGGGTTCCGGTGAAGCCTTAAAGCTCGGTGAGACCGGCGACGTCGACTTCCTGATCGTCCACAGCCCGGCCGCAGAGCAGAAGTTCATGGATGCCGGCCATGGCTGGAACAGGACTCAGTTTGCCCACAACTTCTTCGTGATCGTGGGCCCGGAGAACGATCCGGCAGGCATCAAGGGCGCCAGTGCCACTGAGGCCTTCAAGAAGATCTATGAAAGCCAGTCCACATTCGTCTCGAGAGGCGACAACTCCGGCACCGCAAACAAAGAGAGCGAACTCTGGAACAAGACCGGCCTGGAAAAGCCGTCCGACGCCAGCATGACCTGGTACAAGTCGACCGGCATGGGCATGGCGGACACGCTGCGCATGGCCGATCAGCTGCAGGGCTACACGCTCAGCGACAAGGGCACTTACCTGAAGAACCAGAAGAATCTGTCGCTGGTAATCCTGATGGAGGACGACCCCGACATGATCAACAAGTACAGCATCATCGCGGTCAACCAGACGGAGCACCCCCACGTGAACTATGCCATGGTAAGCAAGCTCATCGACTACTTCCAGAGCCAGGAAACCCAGCTGATGATCGACAACTATGGTGTAGATCAGTATGGCCAGCGGCTGTTCTACGCAGACCTGCTGAACCAGACTCCCTGA
- a CDS encoding ECF transporter S component, producing MEKKNRYYYSTRDLLVIAVLAALGGVMSTYVGYLGNLVNHIMGVPYGAGQIVGGLHILWMVLIIAITGKKGAGAMGGLIKGFVEFISGSRLGVFVIILSLVEGIFTELGYWPFRKYKGLAYMIAGGLGSFANVLTFQIAYQAYDNIFLFGAVSLLSIISGVVFAGFFTGGIMDNLRDAGIIRRAEEKKEKKAWTFSLPKAFALICLLLIAFSAIYYFALVQMRDDPMTVMVTGSIAYDKDYHVPSLVSHYITINAKLDGQYKHFPAQDYTGLPVSYLLEDARVKDTATKIDIVGSDGYYQTFNLSDVANNDSLILTVQSDPERIWLVAKGYAGGMWVDKVKAIRVY from the coding sequence ATGGAAAAGAAGAACAGGTATTATTATTCTACCCGTGATCTGCTGGTGATCGCCGTGCTGGCGGCCCTCGGCGGAGTCATGTCTACCTATGTCGGCTACCTGGGCAACCTGGTCAACCACATCATGGGAGTACCTTATGGCGCAGGCCAGATTGTCGGAGGCCTGCACATCCTGTGGATGGTGCTGATCATCGCCATAACGGGTAAAAAGGGCGCCGGAGCGATGGGAGGGCTCATCAAGGGCTTCGTGGAGTTCATCAGCGGCAGCAGGCTGGGTGTATTTGTCATAATCCTGTCACTCGTGGAAGGCATCTTCACCGAGCTGGGCTACTGGCCTTTCCGCAAGTACAAAGGGCTGGCGTACATGATTGCTGGCGGCCTGGGATCGTTCGCTAACGTGCTCACGTTCCAGATCGCTTACCAGGCGTATGACAATATCTTCCTGTTCGGGGCAGTCAGCCTGCTTTCGATCATCTCGGGCGTGGTCTTCGCCGGGTTCTTCACCGGGGGTATCATGGATAACCTCAGGGATGCCGGCATTATCAGGCGAGCGGAGGAAAAGAAGGAGAAAAAAGCCTGGACGTTCAGCCTGCCCAAGGCTTTTGCCCTGATCTGCCTGCTGCTCATCGCCTTCTCGGCAATCTACTACTTCGCGCTGGTGCAGATGAGGGATGACCCGATGACGGTGATGGTGACTGGCAGCATAGCCTATGACAAAGACTACCACGTGCCCTCGCTGGTAAGCCACTACATCACCATCAATGCCAAGCTCGACGGCCAGTACAAGCATTTCCCGGCACAGGACTACACAGGCCTGCCAGTCAGCTACCTGCTTGAGGATGCCCGGGTCAAGGATACTGCGACTAAAATAGATATAGTGGGCTCTGACGGCTACTACCAGACCTTCAACCTGTCGGACGTCGCCAATAATGATAGCCTGATCCTGACCGTGCAGTCGGACCCCGAGAGGATCTGGCTGGTGGCGAAAGGCTATGCCGGTGGCATGTGGGTAGACAAGGTCAAAGCGATCAGGGTGTACTGA
- a CDS encoding ABC transporter ATP-binding protein, which produces MADLPQQASVIRLKNLKFWFPESDSPVIDDVSLDIRHGEVVVITGPSGCGKSTLALAIGGFIPHVIDGRMEGLAEVCGKNTRDVPLAEMATMVGLVQQDPEAQLCTLTVEDEVAFGPENLGLPPEEVRRRTETSLAMAEASHLRNNCIFELSGGEKQRVAIASMLAMSPGVLILDEPTSSLDPEATTDIFHAIRRLKERENMTILVIEHKLDRVAGLADRMIVMERGKVIFDGEPEATARRYIDRIRAGTPAQASGKRVDATDRQEETIRVEGLHFGYDGREVLRGVDFAARRGEIVGIMGRNGSGKTTFLGHITGINKPGKGTVKVMGRDTRRLKVTEISRYAGFVFQNPNHQIFERTVRAEAGFACRNFGYPAEKERIAVNAVLDRYDLSRYSDRHPLKLSFGEKRRLNLSSVLPYDPQVLILDEPLVGQDLVNAARMTKDLRELSAEGKTVIFVTHDADVAYQCCDRIVFFNEGQIIVNDRPGEAFRALSKLGFTDYLPGGFA; this is translated from the coding sequence ATGGCAGACTTACCTCAGCAGGCTTCAGTGATCAGGCTTAAAAATCTGAAGTTCTGGTTCCCCGAATCGGACAGCCCGGTGATCGACGATGTCAGCCTCGACATAAGACATGGTGAAGTCGTCGTCATTACCGGCCCCTCCGGCTGCGGTAAGTCAACTCTCGCCCTGGCCATCGGCGGTTTTATACCCCACGTGATAGATGGCCGAATGGAAGGCCTGGCAGAGGTATGCGGGAAAAATACCAGAGATGTGCCCCTGGCAGAGATGGCGACTATGGTCGGCCTCGTGCAGCAGGATCCGGAAGCCCAGCTATGCACCCTGACAGTTGAAGACGAAGTGGCGTTTGGCCCGGAGAACCTCGGACTGCCTCCGGAGGAGGTCAGGCGCAGGACGGAGACATCGCTGGCCATGGCAGAAGCGTCTCACCTGAGGAACAATTGCATATTCGAGCTATCCGGAGGGGAAAAGCAAAGGGTAGCCATTGCTTCAATGCTGGCCATGAGCCCGGGCGTCCTCATCCTCGACGAGCCTACTTCCAGCCTCGATCCGGAGGCGACCACAGACATTTTTCACGCTATACGGAGGCTGAAAGAGCGGGAGAACATGACCATCCTTGTGATCGAGCATAAGCTGGACCGGGTGGCAGGCCTCGCTGATCGAATGATCGTCATGGAGCGGGGGAAGGTGATCTTTGACGGCGAACCGGAGGCCACTGCCCGCAGGTACATCGATCGCATCAGGGCTGGTACGCCGGCGCAGGCTTCTGGTAAACGTGTCGACGCCACTGACAGGCAGGAGGAGACAATCCGGGTCGAAGGCTTACATTTCGGGTACGATGGCCGTGAAGTGCTCCGGGGCGTCGATTTCGCCGCCCGCCGCGGGGAGATCGTAGGCATCATGGGCCGAAACGGCTCTGGCAAGACGACTTTTCTCGGGCATATCACCGGCATCAACAAGCCGGGAAAGGGCACTGTCAAGGTGATGGGCAGGGATACGAGACGGCTGAAGGTGACCGAGATTTCCCGTTATGCAGGCTTCGTGTTCCAGAACCCGAATCACCAGATCTTCGAGCGCACGGTGAGGGCTGAAGCAGGCTTTGCCTGCAGGAATTTCGGCTACCCGGCAGAAAAAGAGCGCATCGCGGTAAATGCAGTTCTCGACAGATACGATCTCTCCCGCTACTCGGACAGACATCCGCTGAAGCTGAGTTTTGGCGAGAAGCGACGGCTGAACCTGTCTTCGGTGCTGCCCTATGATCCGCAGGTGCTGATCCTGGACGAGCCGCTGGTTGGCCAGGATCTGGTTAACGCAGCCCGGATGACGAAGGACCTGCGCGAGCTCAGCGCCGAGGGTAAGACAGTCATCTTCGTCACCCATGACGCAGACGTTGCATACCAGTGCTGCGATCGGATAGTGTTTTTCAACGAGGGGCAGATCATCGTGAATGACCGCCCTGGTGAGGCTTTCAGGGCGCTTTCGAAACTGGGTTTCACAGACTACCTCCCGGGAGGCTTCGCGTGA
- a CDS encoding (Fe-S)-binding protein has protein sequence MSTNSGRKLALFISVMLLAVAALTLVPDTWLTGGSPACHSCHEAQAPADHMLFRQNYLGYNSLCSFAPFSTLILATAGLIIFLTTFRFRFERWGKEYRVIASSASFGMAILTLVPYTGQYTNLIGGHTLCPAVPISTGLLAGAGLVSLAGFMVCPFLVAWRCRCPSLEATLDVWQSPHRSINRLIRLLVTGKLDKEAIRRTYRCTLCNKCGLAWFNRQARKIAVGKGIVPSHLSNIRSAVQATGNPYGVIADGGTMIGTKCDTQKCDTLLFMGCTARFRTPEILEAARTLLDQRGIQYHSLPDETCCGYTLYNLGDLKAAYEAVDKNIARFRQEGIRRIITVCPGCYESFRTLYRGRDGFNPEILLAVDLLKDKKVTVENVILHEPCHAKGRGEVVRGILMGAGDESTGGCCGAGGGLISWDRMLSTSRAMKLQENSGKTVITYCPLCYLNFKRANPDRVQDLYMLMAAHAVHAADEAQTAKEE, from the coding sequence ATGTCGACGAACTCAGGGAGAAAGCTGGCCCTTTTTATTTCTGTAATGCTGCTGGCTGTCGCCGCCCTGACTCTTGTTCCCGATACGTGGCTCACAGGAGGCAGCCCGGCCTGCCATTCCTGCCATGAGGCGCAAGCGCCGGCCGATCACATGCTATTCAGGCAAAACTATCTCGGATATAACTCGCTTTGCTCGTTCGCGCCGTTCAGCACGCTCATACTGGCGACAGCAGGCCTGATTATCTTTCTCACCACTTTCCGGTTCAGGTTCGAGCGCTGGGGAAAAGAATACCGCGTCATCGCCTCCTCGGCCTCTTTCGGTATGGCGATCCTGACTCTCGTGCCGTATACCGGACAGTATACCAACCTGATCGGAGGCCACACGCTCTGCCCGGCAGTTCCGATCAGTACCGGCCTGCTGGCCGGCGCGGGCCTCGTATCGCTTGCGGGCTTTATGGTCTGCCCGTTCCTGGTGGCCTGGCGGTGCCGGTGCCCGTCGCTGGAGGCTACGCTGGACGTCTGGCAGTCTCCGCACCGCTCGATCAACAGGCTGATCAGGCTGCTGGTGACCGGAAAGCTGGACAAGGAAGCCATACGCCGGACATATCGATGTACGCTGTGCAACAAGTGCGGGCTCGCCTGGTTTAACCGGCAGGCCCGGAAGATCGCCGTTGGCAAGGGTATTGTTCCATCTCACCTGAGCAATATTCGTAGCGCTGTCCAGGCGACCGGTAACCCTTATGGTGTCATCGCCGACGGAGGGACGATGATCGGCACGAAGTGCGACACTCAAAAGTGTGACACACTCCTGTTCATGGGATGTACAGCCAGGTTCCGGACTCCTGAAATACTGGAAGCGGCAAGGACTCTCCTTGACCAGAGAGGGATTCAGTACCACAGCCTGCCCGACGAGACCTGCTGTGGCTACACGCTCTATAATCTGGGTGACCTGAAGGCTGCATACGAGGCGGTCGATAAAAACATAGCCCGCTTCAGGCAGGAAGGCATTCGCCGGATCATCACCGTATGCCCGGGCTGCTACGAGTCGTTCAGGACTCTCTACCGGGGCAGGGACGGATTTAATCCCGAAATCTTACTGGCAGTCGACCTGCTGAAGGATAAGAAAGTCACAGTTGAGAACGTCATACTGCACGAGCCCTGTCACGCGAAAGGCAGGGGAGAAGTAGTCCGCGGCATCCTGATGGGCGCTGGCGACGAGAGCACCGGCGGCTGCTGTGGGGCAGGCGGCGGGCTCATCTCGTGGGACCGGATGCTCTCCACCTCCCGGGCTATGAAGCTGCAGGAAAACAGTGGCAAGACTGTCATCACCTACTGTCCGCTATGCTATCTGAACTTTAAGCGCGCAAACCCGGACCGCGTTCAGGACCTATATATGCTGATGGCAGCGCATGCGGTGCATGCGGCGGATGAGGCACAGACTGCGAAGGAGGAGTGA